The Euphorbia lathyris chromosome 2, ddEupLath1.1, whole genome shotgun sequence genome includes a window with the following:
- the LOC136220371 gene encoding uncharacterized protein, with protein sequence MFQEEEARKKSQAANPQPDTGKRPMETAVDPPLKKRRPNTIGSTKIMADAIKSAKPTEKVVQMAKPDIGGYWSAKFGVQGTFESESLLNDLDEALEQVGEVQKDYDQIPGSIHVHKGKSELLSLYARLRTLENGVLQNVADRATIEKLEKEIANANSTIATANANLASATAALVLRDGEIQNLKAKIASDAKSHEDALGEAEYTAGEHAFFYGEMLMAYFSLAHPEIDFTDPEFAVPEPEDVARFKKMPDAKEYLRNYVRKWMKGTLPDVKPSTTVVVDDLQEMPSKADSEQKGDKEVSLEGGSMTAEKKDPQASVGGEGSTKEDAPIII encoded by the exons ATGTTTCAAGAAGAGGAAGCCCGCAAGAAGAGTCAGGCGGCTAACCCTCAACCTGATACGGGCAAACGCCCTATGGAGACGGCTGTCGATCCGCCGctgaagaagaggcggcccaatACTATTGGGAGTACCAAGATAATGGCGGACGCGATTAAATCCGCCAAACCTACTGAGAAAGTGGTTCAG atggcgaagcctgatatcGGTGGATATTGGTCCGCCAAGTTTGGGGTTCAAGGAACTTTTGAGAGTGAATCTCTCTTGAATGACCTGGACGAAGCTTTAGAACAGGTGGGAGAAGTACAAAAGGATTACGACCAAATCCCCGGATCGATCCACGTCCATAAGGGAAAGTCGGAGCTTCTTTCG CTGTATGCCCGCTTGCGCACTTTGGAGAATGGAGtccttcagaatgtggcggataGGGCGACTattgaaaagttagagaaagagatagcGAATGCCAATTCCACTATTGCCACCGCCAACGCGAACCTAGCTTCCGCCACAGCTGCTTTAGTTCTCCGAGACGGGGAGATACAAAATCTGAAGGCAAAGATAGCTTCTGATGCTAAAAGCCATGAAGATGCTCTCGGGGAAGCGGAATACACGGCGGGCGAACATGCATTCTTTTAtggagagatgcttatggcgtacttctctttAGCCCATCCTGAaattgatttcacagatcctgaGTTCGCTGTCCCCGAACCGGAAGATGTGGCAAGGTTCAAGAAGATGCCCGATGCCAAGGAGTACCTTCGCAACTATGTGcgaaaatggatgaagggaaccTTGCCGGATGTCAAACCTTCTACCACAGTTGTGGTGGATGACCTCCAGGAGATGCCGTCCAAAGCTGATTCTGAACAAAAAGGGGATAAGGAAGTATCTCTTGAAGGCGGATCCATGACTGCGGAGAAGAAGGACCCTCAAGCGAGCGTCGGGGGCGAAGGAAGCACAAAAGAAGATGCTCCTATTATCATTTAG